DNA sequence from the Candidatus Methylomirabilota bacterium genome:
ATCGGGGGCGGGGTCGTGATGATCCCGCTCCTCCTGTACGCGCCGCCCCTCCTCGGGTTCCCCGCACTCGACATCCGGAAGGTCGGGGCGATGACGATGGTGCAGGTCTTCGTGGCCTCCGTCCTGGGCTACCTCGCCCATCATGGCCGACGCGCGACCGCACCCGCCGTCGTCCTCTGGATGGGGTCCGGCATGGTCGTCGGGGCCGGCGCCGGCGCCCTCCTGTCCGGCGCGGTGAGCGTGCGGCTGCTGGAGACCGTCTTCGCCTTGCTCGCGCTGATCGCGGCGCCGATCCTCTTCTTTCCGCCGCCGGCCGATGAGCTGGGCGAGGGGGGGGCCAGCGATTTCTCGCGCCCGCTCGCCCTGGCGGGCTCGCTCACCATCGGCCTCCTCTCCGGCCTGGTCGGCGTCGGCGGGGCCTTCCTGGTGATCCCGTTCATGATCTACCTGCTGGGCGTGCCGACCCGGGCGGCTCTGGGCAGCTCGCTGGGTGTCCTGGCGGTGGGAGGTCTCGGGGGGGTCCTGGGAAAGTTCGAGACCGGCCAGATCCCGTTGCTCTGGTCCGCGCTGCTGTGCGCGGGGACCGTCCCCGGGTCCTGGACGGGCGCGAGCGTGAGCCGCCGCATCCCGGCCCGCGGTCTCCGGCTCTCGCTCGCCATCCTGGTCGCGCTGACGGCGGTCCGGATGCTCGTAGGTCTCATGGTGGCGGAGCGACCGCTGCCCGGCACGACGCTGAGGCCGTCGTGACCTCGGGGCCCGCTGGCGACGTCCGCGATCGTCCAGTGCGAGCTCCGGTGATGGCGGAGCCGATCATCACCTTTCGCGGGGTCAACAAGTGGTTCGGGAAGCTCCACGTCCTCAAGGACGTCGACCTCGGAGTCGCGCGGGGGGAGGTCCTCGTCGTCTGCGGACCGAGCGGGTCGGGCAAGAGCACGCTGATCCGTTGCATCAATCGATTGGAGCCGATTCAATCGGGGCAGCTCATCGTGGACGGCCAGGATGTCAATGCCCGGAGCGTCGACCTCCCCCGGCTGCGCGCCGAGATCGGCATGGTGTTCCAGCAGTTCAACCTCTACCCGCACATGACGGCGCTCGGGAACATCACGCTGGCGCCGATCCGGGTGCGCGGGCTTCGGCGCGCCGAGGCCGAGCGGATCGCGATGGACCTTCTCCGCAAGGTGGACATTCCCGACAAGGCGGGGGCCTACCCGGCCCAGCTGTCGGGCGGGCAGCAGCAGCGGGTCGCCATCGCGCGGGCGCTCGCGATGCAGCCGAAGATCATGCTCTTCGACGAACCGACCTCCGCCCTCGATCCCGAGATGATCAACGAGGTCCTCGACGTGATGGTCGCCCTCGCTCGCGAGGGGATGACGATGCTGGTCGTGACCCACGAGATGGGCTTCGCGAAGAAAGTGGCGCACCGGATCGTCTTCATGGATGAGGGGCGGATCCTCGAGGAAGGGCCGCCCGACTCGTTCTTCGCGCGACCCCGGAGCGAGCGCACGCGACTGTTCCTGTCCAAGATCCTCGCCCATTGACTCACGCGTCACCCCGGAAGGAGGGGCATCCATGCGGACCCACGCGCGGAAAGGAAGCGCGGCCGTGCTGGCCCTGTCGATCCTGCTGGCCGGCGTCGTGCCGGCCTGGGCCGAGACGACCCTGGAGAAGGTCGCCCGGACCGGAAGCTTCGTGATCGGGACCCGGACCGGCTCGCCGCCCTTCGGCTTCATCGACAAGAACAACCAGTGGGGCGGCTTCTCGGTGGACCTGGCCAAGCTCGTCCACGCCGGCATCGAGAAGAAGCTCGGGAAGCCTGTGAAGTTCGAGCTCAAGGAGTCCACCCCGACCACCCGCATCCCGCTCCTCACCAGCGGCGCCGTGGACCTCATCGCCGGCACCATGACCATCACCCGGGCCCGCCGCGAGAGCCTCGACTTCAGCGTCGTGTTCTTCGTGACCGGCGCCCAGTTCCTGGTCAAGAAGGGCAGCCCGATCCGTGGCCTGCGCGACATCGGGGGCAAGCGGGTCGGGGCCCAGCAGGGCTCGACCAACGAGAAGGTGATCCGCGAGAAGCACCCGCAAGCGCAACTCGTCGTGTTCCCCGACCAGCCGGCGGCCTTCACCGCGCTGGCCCAGGGCAAGATCGACGCCTACACGAACGACGGGGTCCAGCTGGCCGGACTCAAGGCCAAGGCGCCGAACCCGGCGGAGTGGGACGTGGTGGGCGAGTTCTACACCTACGAGCCCTACGGCATGGCCATGCGGAAGAACGACTCGGACTTCCGGAACCTGGTCGACTTCGCCCTGATGGAGGCGATCGAGGGCGGAGAATACCAGAAGCTGTACGACAAGTGGTTCGGGCCGCGCGGCGAGGTGCCCTATCCGCTTTCCGAGTCGGCCCTGATCTTCCTCCAGATGCAGGTGATCCCCCGCTGAATGGACCATGAGCGTGAGGGCCACGGCCCGCGCACTTTTTCACGGCCGCTGAATCGGTAGGAGGGGGGCGCAGCCCCCTCCCACGGCCCTCCCGGCGACGCCGGGCCGGTCGCTCTTCGGCGACCGGATCGGGCCGGCCTTCCTCCGGGAGGGTCGGGTGACGCTTCTCCTCGCGCTACAGTACCAGTTCGAGTGGAGCGTCCTGTGGACCGCTCCCTACGGCCGGTGGCTGCTCCAGGGGATCGTCACGACGCTGGAGATCTCGGCGCTCGCCTGGCTCTTGGCCGCCGCCCTCGGAGGCCTCTTCGGGGCGTTCCGGACGATGTCGGGGCTCGGGCCTCGCGGACTCGCCGCCGCCTATGTCGAGTTCTTCCGGAACGTGCCGCTGCTGGTCTGGATGTTCTTCTGGTACTTCGGCGTGCCTCAGGTCCTGCCGGCCACGGCTCAGGATTGGCTGAACCGGCACGGCGGGGAATTCGTCGCGGCGGTGGTCGCCCTCGGCGTCTACCACGGGGCCCGGCTGGCCGAGGTCGTGCGGGCCGGCATCCAGTCGGTTCCGCCGACCCAGCTCGAGGCGGCCCTCTCGACCGGGCTCACGGTCGGCCAGGCCTACCGGCGCGTCCTGGTGCCGATCGCCGTCCGCCTCATCGTCCCGCCTCTGACGAACGAGTCGCTCAACCTCCTGAAGAACTCCTCGCTGGCCCTCACCATCAGCGTGACCGAGGTGACCTTCATGACGCGCCAGATCGAGGCCTACACCGCCAAGGGCTTCGAGGCGATCACGGCGGGCACGCTGATCTACCTCGGGCTGTGCCTGGTCGTGGCGGCGGTCATGAG
Encoded proteins:
- a CDS encoding amino acid ABC transporter ATP-binding protein gives rise to the protein MITFRGVNKWFGKLHVLKDVDLGVARGEVLVVCGPSGSGKSTLIRCINRLEPIQSGQLIVDGQDVNARSVDLPRLRAEIGMVFQQFNLYPHMTALGNITLAPIRVRGLRRAEAERIAMDLLRKVDIPDKAGAYPAQLSGGQQQRVAIARALAMQPKIMLFDEPTSALDPEMINEVLDVMVALAREGMTMLVVTHEMGFAKKVAHRIVFMDEGRILEEGPPDSFFARPRSERTRLFLSKILAH
- a CDS encoding sulfite exporter TauE/SafE family protein; the protein is MTRREAGYTRLIVFLALLVSLGFVGGFLSGLLGIGGGVVMIPLLLYAPPLLGFPALDIRKVGAMTMVQVFVASVLGYLAHHGRRATAPAVVLWMGSGMVVGAGAGALLSGAVSVRLLETVFALLALIAAPILFFPPPADELGEGGASDFSRPLALAGSLTIGLLSGLVGVGGAFLVIPFMIYLLGVPTRAALGSSLGVLAVGGLGGVLGKFETGQIPLLWSALLCAGTVPGSWTGASVSRRIPARGLRLSLAILVALTAVRMLVGLMVAERPLPGTTLRPS
- a CDS encoding ABC transporter substrate-binding protein, producing MRTHARKGSAAVLALSILLAGVVPAWAETTLEKVARTGSFVIGTRTGSPPFGFIDKNNQWGGFSVDLAKLVHAGIEKKLGKPVKFELKESTPTTRIPLLTSGAVDLIAGTMTITRARRESLDFSVVFFVTGAQFLVKKGSPIRGLRDIGGKRVGAQQGSTNEKVIREKHPQAQLVVFPDQPAAFTALAQGKIDAYTNDGVQLAGLKAKAPNPAEWDVVGEFYTYEPYGMAMRKNDSDFRNLVDFALMEAIEGGEYQKLYDKWFGPRGEVPYPLSESALIFLQMQVIPR
- a CDS encoding amino acid ABC transporter permease; this encodes MTLLLALQYQFEWSVLWTAPYGRWLLQGIVTTLEISALAWLLAAALGGLFGAFRTMSGLGPRGLAAAYVEFFRNVPLLVWMFFWYFGVPQVLPATAQDWLNRHGGEFVAAVVALGVYHGARLAEVVRAGIQSVPPTQLEAALSTGLTVGQAYRRVLVPIAVRLIVPPLTNESLNLLKNSSLALTISVTEVTFMTRQIEAYTAKGFEAITAGTLIYLGLCLVVAAVMSRVERRLAIPGLVVRTEGAEH